Proteins found in one Alteromonas macleodii genomic segment:
- a CDS encoding TonB-dependent receptor, which produces MRFAPSFPLSLLTTVLLSSAAIAQEPNEIERIETTSSRIQGSVNASGYAVSSISEETLSLLSFQHIQESLNYIAGAGVQRGNGQEYLPALRSPVLTGAGACGGILAAEDGIPLRAAGFCNINELFEAHGELAERIDVIKGPASALYGSNAIHGVINVITPDTTQGDGLLSADYGSYGFHRIKLKEGKDFGSSGVGIAASVTRDTGYRDEEGVDQEKVSLRHRIEWDNSVITSGLTYTHLDQETAGYIVGFESYKDTQLAKSNPNPEAFRKAESFRLWSKLDTTFNGGHALSITPYVRNQDMRFRMHFLPGKPLETNAQQGFGVLSQFNYVINDSLSADVGVDVEYTEGELTQSQDSVTEGSAFLVETIPVGKHYDYDVDASLLAPFFTFNWQAERWAISAGGRFESMKYDYTNNMNVGRVREDGTECGFGGCRYSRPADSENNFDNFSPKLSVRYQLNEQTQLFGGVARGYRAPQATELYRLQRGQLVTDLDSVTADNIEVGITGVVSDGSYTLSLYSLQKDNVIYRDSDFFNVSNGKTWHRGVELAFDQKLSEALRLDFAGTYARHTYEHSQLSGEQDIKGNDIDTAPKLQFNARLSFDVSKSIQTQLEWQHVGRYFSDAENLNEYEGHDLVHARVSYSVSDDITLYARVNNLFDTDYAERADFTSFTGPRYFPGRPRNYMITASFAL; this is translated from the coding sequence ATGCGCTTTGCCCCAAGCTTTCCACTTTCATTACTGACTACGGTACTATTGTCGTCTGCCGCTATCGCTCAAGAACCCAATGAAATAGAAAGGATAGAAACTACGTCTTCTCGTATACAGGGCAGTGTGAACGCTTCTGGCTACGCGGTATCGTCCATCTCAGAAGAAACCCTTTCACTGCTTTCATTTCAGCATATTCAAGAGTCGCTTAACTATATAGCGGGGGCAGGCGTACAGCGTGGTAACGGACAAGAGTATCTACCAGCCCTTCGTTCACCTGTATTAACCGGTGCAGGAGCATGCGGAGGCATTTTAGCAGCAGAAGACGGTATCCCGCTTCGAGCAGCAGGCTTTTGCAATATTAATGAGTTGTTTGAAGCCCATGGCGAGCTTGCTGAGCGTATAGACGTAATAAAAGGCCCGGCGTCAGCGCTTTATGGGTCTAATGCTATTCACGGTGTTATTAACGTAATCACGCCAGATACTACGCAAGGCGACGGCTTGCTAAGCGCTGATTATGGCTCCTACGGCTTTCATCGCATTAAGCTTAAAGAAGGAAAAGACTTCGGTAGTAGCGGTGTGGGTATTGCGGCTAGTGTAACTCGCGACACTGGCTACAGGGATGAAGAAGGCGTTGACCAAGAAAAAGTTTCGCTTCGCCACCGAATTGAGTGGGATAACTCGGTTATTACAAGCGGCCTTACCTATACCCATTTAGATCAGGAAACAGCTGGATACATAGTTGGGTTTGAAAGTTACAAAGACACGCAATTAGCGAAAAGCAACCCTAACCCAGAGGCGTTTCGAAAGGCAGAAAGTTTCAGGTTATGGAGTAAACTAGATACCACTTTTAATGGCGGTCACGCCCTTTCAATTACACCTTATGTGCGCAACCAAGATATGCGTTTTCGCATGCATTTTCTGCCTGGAAAGCCTCTTGAAACAAATGCCCAGCAAGGGTTTGGTGTACTGTCCCAATTCAACTACGTTATCAATGACAGCCTAAGCGCAGATGTGGGGGTAGACGTTGAATATACTGAAGGTGAGCTCACACAATCTCAAGACAGCGTTACCGAAGGGTCTGCGTTCTTGGTGGAAACCATACCCGTAGGTAAACACTATGATTATGATGTAGATGCTAGCTTACTCGCGCCGTTCTTTACTTTTAACTGGCAAGCAGAACGTTGGGCTATTTCTGCTGGCGGGCGTTTTGAATCCATGAAATACGACTACACCAATAATATGAACGTAGGTCGTGTACGTGAAGATGGCACCGAGTGTGGGTTTGGCGGCTGTAGATATTCAAGACCTGCAGACAGTGAAAACAATTTTGATAATTTCAGCCCAAAACTCTCGGTCCGCTATCAATTAAATGAGCAAACTCAGTTGTTTGGGGGTGTTGCAAGAGGGTATCGCGCTCCTCAGGCTACCGAACTGTATCGTTTACAGCGCGGGCAACTTGTAACGGATCTCGATTCTGTAACCGCTGACAATATTGAGGTGGGCATAACTGGCGTGGTGTCTGACGGTAGCTATACGCTAAGCCTTTACAGCCTGCAAAAAGACAATGTTATCTACCGCGACAGCGACTTTTTCAATGTGAGTAACGGCAAAACCTGGCATAGAGGAGTAGAGCTAGCTTTTGACCAAAAGCTAAGCGAGGCGCTGCGCTTAGACTTTGCTGGTACGTACGCAAGGCACACTTATGAACACAGTCAACTTTCAGGTGAGCAAGACATCAAAGGCAATGATATCGACACTGCGCCCAAGCTTCAGTTTAACGCTCGCTTAAGCTTTGATGTGTCGAAATCGATACAAACTCAATTAGAGTGGCAGCATGTTGGACGCTATTTTAGCGACGCTGAAAACCTAAACGAGTACGAAGGGCATGATTTAGTGCATGCTCGCGTGAGTTACAGTGTGAGTGACGATATTACGCTATATGCCCGGGTGAATAACCTATTTGATACGGACTACGCTGAGCGCGCTGATTTTACCAGTTTCACTGGGCCGCGTTATTTTCCTGGGCGCCCTCGGAACTACATGATTACGGCGTCCTTTGCCTTATAA
- a CDS encoding DUF2721 domain-containing protein: MDTLIPSLSQLIEFAVAPVFLLTGIAGFLNVMSSRLGRISDRVRVAERQIHTLSDPHIVDRSKKEIKVLWRRVKVINWAIGLCVASGLMVCTVIMALFSGSLWVVDLKTPIIVLFILAMMFLISALIVFLVEVKLATNTINLVRTIR, translated from the coding sequence TTGGACACACTTATTCCGAGTCTTTCACAGCTTATCGAATTTGCTGTGGCCCCTGTATTTTTACTTACCGGTATTGCGGGGTTCCTAAACGTTATGTCGTCTCGGTTGGGGCGAATATCAGATAGGGTTAGAGTTGCAGAAAGACAAATTCATACCTTGTCAGACCCACATATTGTCGACCGCTCTAAAAAAGAAATAAAAGTACTGTGGCGCAGGGTTAAAGTTATAAACTGGGCAATTGGGCTTTGTGTCGCTTCAGGGCTTATGGTTTGTACAGTTATTATGGCGCTGTTTTCCGGGTCACTCTGGGTGGTCGATTTGAAAACGCCAATTATAGTGCTATTCATTTTAGCAATGATGTTTCTAATCAGTGCGCTTATTGTATTTCTGGTTGAAGTTAAACTTGCAACTAACACTATAAACTTAGTCAGAACTATCCGGTAA
- a CDS encoding LysR family transcriptional regulator — MNTKLLRSLQVFIAVTDSGSMSVAARELHMTVSAISQQLRKLEHDIGLSLFNRNTRSLSLTEAGRIYYDTSKQMLQTAELAQQKIESLQDDPTGKINIIAPEGFGGGLLSEPLKKLCEEFPKITISLTVTDEPKDIIASSADLVLCFAPVSDTNFSSLKLATWERILCVSTVHPLASENLSSPEELNGHAYIVHRHIEDYVMKHESKGEFELDSQRIDVNSMQTLIKLTQDNLGYAVLPEPEVRHLLKSGEMKQLFTEWELPDYTVYAVTPKRDLMPAKISAAITCLQDLFAQI, encoded by the coding sequence ATGAATACTAAATTACTTCGCTCTCTTCAGGTTTTTATTGCGGTGACAGATAGCGGTAGCATGAGTGTTGCAGCCCGCGAGCTACACATGACTGTTTCTGCAATTAGCCAACAGTTACGAAAGCTCGAACATGATATTGGGCTTAGCCTTTTTAACCGAAACACTCGAAGCTTAAGTCTCACTGAAGCCGGACGTATATACTACGACACCAGCAAGCAAATGCTGCAAACTGCGGAACTGGCTCAGCAGAAAATTGAAAGCCTTCAAGACGACCCTACTGGTAAAATCAACATTATCGCACCTGAAGGTTTTGGTGGCGGCTTACTAAGTGAACCATTAAAGAAGCTGTGCGAAGAATTTCCAAAAATCACAATATCATTGACTGTTACCGACGAACCTAAAGATATTATTGCTTCAAGCGCCGATCTTGTTCTTTGCTTTGCTCCCGTTTCTGACACTAATTTTAGTAGTTTAAAGCTTGCTACTTGGGAGCGAATTCTATGTGTTTCCACTGTGCATCCACTAGCTAGTGAAAACTTGTCGTCACCAGAAGAGTTAAACGGTCATGCCTACATAGTGCACAGACATATTGAAGACTATGTGATGAAGCATGAAAGCAAGGGCGAGTTTGAATTAGATTCTCAGCGAATTGATGTAAATTCAATGCAGACGTTGATTAAGCTTACCCAAGATAATCTGGGCTACGCCGTACTGCCTGAACCAGAGGTAAGACACTTACTCAAATCAGGTGAGATGAAGCAGCTTTTCACAGAATGGGAATTGCCTGACTATACCGTTTATGCGGTTACGCCGAAGCGTGATCTTATGCCTGCCAAAATCAGCGCCGCGATAACTTGCTTACAAGATTTATTCGCTCAGATTTAA
- a CDS encoding OmpP1/FadL family transporter encodes MKQQFSLRASVCLALATLASSSALAAGFQVNEHSANGLGRAMAGQAAKPENASILATNPAAIGVFKEAEFSASVSFIDPNVDINGTATYALGETSLPTDAASLSTSATEDDIADTAFVPGFFYTTPINEKFSAGVGVFTTYGLRSDYSDDFEALPFADEAEVKSVTFNPAISYKVNEQLMVGFGLNATYAEAEIGSGVSESLSFAFSALGSTVPAGASLFNLEGDDWGYGWNAGIFWQPTEMTNIALSHRAETKLELSGEVSSDLRAALNQDGSLDLNLAAITELAIDQKLNDQWSVQSSVTFTDWSTFQKLEANLESGDDFLIKEENFDDSWRASIGVTYILNDEITLRAGYAYDDGVVSVENRSLSIPDTDRHWFSGGMTYTMSEDTSIDLAYVFIDGREADIDKKRTIVEDAVPGADFTTTFVGTQSATAHILSVQMNTRF; translated from the coding sequence ATGAAGCAACAGTTTTCTTTACGTGCCTCAGTTTGCTTAGCGCTTGCTACCTTAGCCTCTTCTTCTGCGCTAGCAGCTGGTTTCCAAGTTAATGAACACAGTGCAAACGGCCTAGGCCGTGCCATGGCAGGCCAAGCAGCCAAGCCAGAAAATGCCTCTATTTTAGCAACTAACCCTGCAGCAATTGGTGTATTTAAAGAAGCTGAATTCAGTGCGTCAGTAAGCTTTATCGATCCAAATGTAGATATTAATGGCACCGCAACTTACGCGTTGGGTGAGACTTCTCTTCCTACTGATGCAGCCTCTCTCTCTACTTCAGCAACAGAAGATGATATTGCCGATACTGCGTTCGTACCTGGATTTTTCTATACCACACCAATTAATGAAAAATTTTCCGCAGGTGTTGGTGTGTTTACTACTTATGGTCTTCGCTCTGATTACTCAGACGACTTTGAAGCTTTGCCATTTGCAGATGAAGCAGAAGTCAAAAGTGTAACTTTCAACCCTGCAATATCATACAAAGTAAACGAACAGCTTATGGTTGGTTTCGGACTGAACGCAACCTACGCCGAAGCTGAAATTGGTTCAGGGGTTTCTGAGTCTCTGTCATTTGCCTTCAGTGCACTGGGTTCTACTGTACCGGCAGGCGCTTCTCTTTTTAATCTAGAAGGAGACGATTGGGGTTACGGTTGGAACGCAGGAATATTCTGGCAGCCTACTGAAATGACTAATATCGCTCTTTCACATCGTGCAGAGACAAAACTTGAGCTAAGTGGTGAAGTATCTTCAGATTTGAGAGCAGCACTCAACCAAGATGGAAGCCTTGATTTGAATTTAGCTGCAATTACGGAGCTAGCCATCGATCAGAAGTTAAACGATCAGTGGTCTGTTCAAAGTAGTGTAACTTTCACTGATTGGAGCACTTTCCAAAAGCTTGAAGCTAATCTTGAAAGCGGTGATGATTTCCTTATCAAAGAAGAAAACTTCGACGATTCGTGGCGCGCATCTATCGGTGTTACCTACATCTTAAACGACGAGATTACTCTTCGCGCGGGCTATGCTTATGACGACGGCGTGGTATCGGTTGAAAACCGCTCACTAAGTATTCCAGATACCGACCGTCACTGGTTTTCTGGTGGTATGACTTACACCATGAGTGAAGACACCTCAATTGACCTTGCGTACGTATTTATTGATGGTCGTGAAGCGGACATTGATAAAAAGAGAACAATTGTTGAAGATGCAGTACCAGGCGCTGATTTTACTACCACATTTGTTGGTACTCAGTCAGCTACAGCACACATCCTAAGTGTTCAAATGAACACTCGCTTCTAA